The proteins below are encoded in one region of Clostridium estertheticum:
- a CDS encoding ABC-2 transporter permease: MVNLIIKDILIQKKTIIYALLYAAFVFVCFSTIFPNGFGLYVMSPMVITYLYITLAVQYDDKNNSEVILNSLPLKRSDIVISKYMSIFVFGIIGIICSTLVGAIGNATGRLKFIGSISLLDIVLVIMSICIFSSIYYPVYFKFGVAKIKIFTMVIFMIFFFVPMNAMSYVIKNPNNFFVQKFNYFINNTSTLTQNFIALTIGLIIFMISLMISIHIYNNKEF; encoded by the coding sequence ATGGTTAATCTAATAATAAAGGATATTCTTATTCAGAAAAAGACTATTATATATGCTCTTCTTTACGCTGCTTTTGTATTCGTTTGTTTTTCTACTATATTTCCTAATGGATTTGGGTTATATGTAATGTCACCCATGGTAATCACCTACTTGTATATAACTCTTGCAGTGCAATATGATGATAAAAACAATAGTGAAGTTATATTAAATAGTTTACCACTTAAAAGATCTGATATTGTTATATCAAAATATATGTCAATATTTGTGTTTGGAATTATAGGGATTATCTGCTCTACATTAGTGGGTGCTATAGGCAATGCCACTGGACGTTTAAAGTTTATTGGATCAATTTCATTGTTGGATATTGTTTTAGTTATAATGTCTATATGCATATTTAGTTCTATATATTATCCTGTTTATTTTAAATTTGGAGTTGCTAAAATCAAGATTTTTACTATGGTAATATTCATGATATTTTTTTTCGTACCAATGAATGCTATGAGTTATGTTATTAAAAATCCCAATAACTTTTTTGTACAGAAATTTAATTATTTTATAAATAACACTTCTACTTTAACTCAAAACTTTATAGCTCTAACAATAGGCTTAATTATTTTTATGATTTCGCTAATGATTTCAATCCACATTTATAATAATAAGGAATTTTAA